The genomic stretch CCGTTTACTAACACTGTACAGATCACTGTGACGGTTAGCCATCGATGAAATTGGGAAAGGTGAAGGATTTTGAAGACACTTGTAGTTGGCTGCGATCACTCCTGCAAAGACAAGAGAGTGATGAGAACCGTCGAGATCTTCTCCAAGTTGGGCAAGGTCTATTATCAGTTCTCTGGTAGCAATGATTTATCCATTGCTCAGCCCAAAGGAGACATTCAGTGTTTTCCGCTTAGCAGAGATGAAATGCCCGGAAGACACAAACTTATCAAGCGGGTCCGACATGACCAGGAAATACTGAGGCTGGTACAAGATCTTGATTACGATCTGGCATATTTTCACTCATTTCCAGCTTCTCAGCCAGTAAAAATCTTTCGTGAAGTAAAAAAGAGAGGAAGAAAGCTTCTGTACGATCTTCATGAGATTATGCCGGAGCAATTTCTCCCGGAGAGACTCTCTTTTCTCAATCCAGTTCTTTGGAAAGTGCTCAAAACCCAACTCTCTTTAGTCGATGGCGTGATCGGCTTATCAGAAGAGGCTCTGAGAATGATGTTTGAGAAGACCATGATTGACAAACCTAAGTTATGCCTGCCGAACTATGCTGCAACTGGAGTCTCGCTAGAAACCAATGTCAAGAACGCAGAAATCGCAGTTGTTGGAGGCACACATAGAAAGATCTCGATAGACGGCAGTTTACTGAAAGAGATCAAAAGGAATTTCAAACTGATCTCAATCGGTACAACCTGCAGCATTGCCGATGAGCAGCTTCCCTTTCTGGAATACGATCTCATGATGGACAGACTATCTAAGGCTAGATTCACTCTGCTGGCCTTTCAAACTAGATCGGATCCACAGTATCCAAACGATATCTATTCACTGCCAAACAAGTTCTATGACTCTCTGGCAGCAGGAACTCCCGTCATCATTGGCAAAAGATTCGTATCAATGAAAAAGATCGTTGAAGAAACCCAAACCGGCGTTGTTCTTAATCTTCTTGAAGAACCGAAAGAGCCATCCTTGATTCTGAATGCTCTAGACTCTTATGACTGCTATTTGGACAATCTCAGAGCAAATTATGATAAGTTTGTGTGGGATAATTCGAAAGAGGAGGATTTTGTAGATTTCATCACTTCTATTCTTAATATTTGAGAATGAGAAAGTCTGAAATGACTCGTCAGCAAACATTACAGATCGTGAAGAGGTGTGAGTTGCTCACTAGGCTAATGAGATACATGTCAATAAGGATACTGGGAAATCCCGATATCAGGAGTCCAAGAGAAGATGATGTGGAACTTTACAAACCTTGCGATGTAATCGTTGACTGGCCTCAAGACAAGGAAAAACCATTTGTCGGACTAACGCGTGATATAAACGAAAATCCGCACTGGACGAAATTCAGGAGGTTTTTGAAGAACAACGGCTTCGATTTCGAGATATTTGAATACCATCGCTCAGACTGGCTGGAAGCGGCAGAGAAATTCGACCTAATAGTATGGTCACCCAACAGTGGTCCGGCGGAGCTGGACGAGATAAAGAGAAAGATCTACATTCTTGAGAAAAAACTTGGTAAGAAATGCTTCCCAGATTATGAGACGGTTCTCCTGTGTGATGACAAAGTCTTCTTAACTTACTTATTGAAGATAAAGGGTCTACCGGTGGCCGATACGTTTATTTCAAACGATTTCGATGAAATTGAGTCCATTAAAGATCGCCTCCCTTATCCGCTAGTATCGAAGCGTTTTCACGGAGCAAGTTCAAGAGAAGTAACCTTGATTAGAAACCCACGTGAGCTAGCGGCCTACTCTAGAAGGGTTTTCTCATTTTGTGGCATGAAGGCAAGCAATGCATACTTTCGTCAAAAAAACTATCTCTACCTACAGAAATTCGTAGATGGAGATGGTCTTGACATAAGGGTAAATGTTGCTGGAGATGTAATCACAGGCTACTTCCGGAAACCCAAGAAAAACGACTTCAGAGCCTCGGGGAGCGGAGTCGTAATAAAGGAAGACCTTCCTCTGGAAGCAATAGAGATTGCTTTGAAGACTTATGACCTCATCGGAAAAGCAATGTTAGGAGTCGACATGATGAGGGATAAAGAAGGGAAATACTGGA from Mesotoga infera encodes the following:
- a CDS encoding ATP-dependent carboxylate-amine ligase is translated as MLTRLMRYMSIRILGNPDIRSPREDDVELYKPCDVIVDWPQDKEKPFVGLTRDINENPHWTKFRRFLKNNGFDFEIFEYHRSDWLEAAEKFDLIVWSPNSGPAELDEIKRKIYILEKKLGKKCFPDYETVLLCDDKVFLTYLLKIKGLPVADTFISNDFDEIESIKDRLPYPLVSKRFHGASSREVTLIRNPRELAAYSRRVFSFCGMKASNAYFRQKNYLYLQKFVDGDGLDIRVNVAGDVITGYFRKPKKNDFRASGSGVVIKEDLPLEAIEIALKTYDLIGKAMLGVDMMRDKEGKYWIIEISPFIGVITPIQMKVDEIPGSYFLLEDGTLQFTEETYWPQELAIKNFFERNYLFPEAEWKSNLVRSVVSEKKLKKGCSV